One genomic region from Motacilla alba alba isolate MOTALB_02 chromosome 5, Motacilla_alba_V1.0_pri, whole genome shotgun sequence encodes:
- the SAAL1 gene encoding protein SAAL1 — MDRNPSPPCSDAEEEEGDAVGNTVYSKHWLFSVLTRLIEVIAPAEPDPAASPEGARTELDEEMENDICKVWDMSMDEDVALFLQEFNAPDIFMGVFAKSKCPRLTEICVGILGNMACFQDICMSISKDENLGQVLLQRLCDSDSPTLLETSRLLLTCLSQPEVANVWVERIRENPSVYDCVCFIMSSSTNVELLVKVGEVVDKLFDLDEELMLNWIKNGTCRSVGPSVDDSPEELPDFKIVPCILEAAKQVRSDNPEGLDVYMHILQLLTTVDEGIQAIVQAPDGGKETWSLLYDLVCQELCQPDDPPIIVQEQKTVLASILSVLSAMFASQTEQEYTRMRKNMPLIGSLIRILQYMEGCGKRAVENSKESEQEETGRTDVNEEDFHLKILKDICCELLSNMLQELTKENTIEGLQQGHLNEQTCSCAFQNLLPLYSASVESFLEVLREADQTLADNLEKRFPSLKVQT, encoded by the exons ATGGACCGCAACCCGTCGCCGCCGTGCAGCGAtgcggaggaggaggagggggacgCGGTGGGCAACACGGTGTACAGCAAGCACTGGCTCTTCAGCGTCCTCACCCGCCTCATCGAG GTCATCGCCCCCGCGGAGCCGGATCCCGCCGCCAGCCCCGAGGGAGCCCGGACGGAGCTGGACGAGGAGATGGAGAATGACATTTGCAAGGTGTGGGACATGTCGATGGACGAG GATGttgctttatttcttcaggAGTTCAACGCCCCCGACATATTCATGGGAGTTTTTGCCAAGTCCAAATGCCCTCGCCTAACT GAAATCTGTGTGGGAATATTAGGGAATATGGCCTGTTTCCAGGACATCTGCATGTCCATTAGCAAAGATGAGAATCTTGG CCAAGTGTTACTGCAACGTTTGTGTGATTCAGATTCCCCAACTCTTCTGGAAACAAGCAG GTTGTTGCTGACttgcctctcccagcctgagGTGGCCAATGTCTGGGTGGAGAGGATCCGAGAAAACCCTTCTGTGTACGACTGTGTTTGCTTTATCATGTCCAGCTCTACCAATG TTGAATTGCTGGTGAAAGTGGGTGAAGTGGTGGACAAGCTCTTTGATCTGGATGAAGAGCTGATGTTAAACTGGATCAAAAATGGCACTTGTCGCTCTGTGGGACCGTCTGTAGATGACTCTCCTGAAGAACTTCCAGACTTTAAGATTGTGCCTTGTATACTTGAAGCAGCCAAGCAAGTCAG ATCAGATAACCCAGAAGGACTGGATGTTTATATGCAtatcctgcagctcctgaccACGGTGGATGAGGGAATCCAGGCTATCG tgCAGGCTCCCGATGGAGGAAAAGAGACTTGGAGTTTGCTTTATGACCTCGTTTGCCAGGAGCTTTGCCAGCCAGATGATCCACCCATCATTGTGCAGGAGCAGAAGACTGTGCTGGCCTCTATTTTGTCTGTGCTGTCTGCTATGTTTGCTTCACAGACAGAGCAGGAGTACACCAGGATGAGGAAAA ATATGCCACTGATTGGGAGCTTGATTCGTATTTTACAATACATGGAGGGCTGCGGGAAGAGAGCTGTTGAGAACTCCAAGGAATCTGAGCAAGAGGAGACTGGAAGGACTGATGTAAATGAGGAagatttccatttaaaaattttgaagGATATTTGCTGTGAATTGCTTTCCAATATGCTTCAAGAACTAACCAAG GAGAATACCATAGAAGgactgcagcagggacacctgAATGAACAGACATGCTCCTGTGCTTTTCAGAACCTCTTACCTCTGTACTCTGCTTCG gtggAGAGTTTCCTTGAAGTCCTGCGTGAGGCTGATCAGACGCTTGCTGACAATCTAGAAAAACGTTTCCCAAGCCTGAAGGTTCAGACCTAA